The DNA window TTTCACACAAAACCGTCACTATGATTGCAGGTCTGTCGATGTTGGGGGCCACGGCCTGTACCAGCCCGGCCTACCTCGACGACACCGCTGTCGACCGGAACCAGAAGGCCAAGCAAGGCGCATTGCTGGGCGGGCTGCTGGGTGCGGGCGCGGGGGCGCTCGTGGCCGACAAGAAGGTCAAGGGCGCGCTGATCGGCGGCGCAGTCGGCGCGGCGGGCGGTGCCGTGGCCGGCACCATGCTGGACCGACAGGAAGCAGAGCTGCGCAACAATATCGGCAATGACAATGTCGATATCCAAAACACCGGCGACCGCCTGATCGTGACGCTGCCGCAGGATATCCTGTTTGATGTGGACAGCGCAGCGGTGCGTCCGGGCCTGCGCAGCGATCTGTCTGCGGTGGCGCAGAACCTGCAGAATTACCCCGACAGCCGGGTGCAGATCGTTGGCCATACGGACAATTCCGGCGGTGCCGAACATAACCAGGACCTGTCCGAGCGGCGCGCGAATGCCGTGGCGGACGTGCTGATGAACGGTGGGGTGGCCTTTAGCCGGATCGACGCGTTTGGCCGGGGCGAAGATGCGCCGGTGGCGTCGAACCTGACCGAGGACGGCAAGGCGCAGAACCGGCGGGTGGAAATCGTCATCCTGCCGAACGCGGCCTGACGCTGGCGAAGATTATTCGCAGAATAATCTGGCCCTGAATCGAAACGCCCCGCCGGAAGACCCGGCGGGGTGTTTGCGTTGCACGCGCTGTCTTCAGCCGAAGACGCGGCCCAGGGCCTCGTCGACCGAGGCGACGATCTGGTCGATGTCGTCCTTGGTCGAAATGAGCGCGGGCGAGAAGCACAGCGTGTTGTTGAAGCCCGGGATCGAGCGGTTGGTCACGCCGATGATCGTGCCCTGCGCCATGCAGTCCGCGACGACGGCCTGCGCCTGTTTCTCGGGCACCGGCTCTTTGCTGGCGCGGTCCGAGACAAGCTCGGCCCCGAGGAAGAGGCCCTTGCCACGGACCTGGCCGATGACGGCGTGCTTGTCAGCCAGCGCGTTCAGCTGGTCCATCATGTAGTCGCCCATCTTCGTGGTGTTTTCCAGAAGGCCTTCTTCTTCGATGATGGCGACGTTTTCCAGCGCCGCTGCGGGGCCGGCGGTGCAGCCGCCGAAGGTCGAGATGTCGCGGAAATAGTTGAGCGGGTCCTCGATGTCGTCCTTGAACATGTCGAAGACTTTTTCGTTGGTCACGCAGCAGGCGATGGCGGCATAGCCCGAGGCGACGCCCTTGGCCATGGTCACGAAATCGGGCTCGACCCCGTAATGCTGGTAGCCGAACCAATGGGTGCCGGTGCGGCCCACGCCGCAGACGACCTCGTCGATATGCAGCAGGATGTTGTATTTGCGGCAGATCTCCTGCACGCGGGGCCAGTAGCCTTCGGGCGGGGTGATGACGCCGCCGCCGGCGGTGACGGGTTCAAGACAAAGAGCGCCGACGGTTTCCGGGCCTTCGGCAAGGATCACTTCTTCGATCGCGTTAGCTGCGGCGATGCCGTAGTCCTCGCCCGTCAAATCCCACTGGGCGCGGTATTCAAGGCAGTGCGGCACGCGCACGAAGCCGGGCGCGAACGGACCGTATTGCGCGTTGCGCTCGTCCTGGCCACCCGCCGACATCGTGCCGATGGTTGAGCCGTGATAGTCGCGCTCGCGGTAGAGGATCTTGTACTTCTTGCCGCCATAGCGCTTGTGCGCGATCTGGCGGACCATCTTGAAGGCTTTCTCGTTCGCCTCGGAACCGGAATTGGTGAAATAGACCCGGCTCATGCCCGGCATCTTGGAAATCAGCTTTTCCGAGAAAATCGCGCCGGGGATCGAGCCGGCGGAGCCCGCGAAATAGGGCAACTTGATCAGCTGGTCGCGGATTGCGTTGGCAATGCGCTCGCGGCCATAACCGACGTTGACGGTCCAGACCCCGCCGGAAACGGCGTCGATATGTTCCTTGCCGTGCTGATCCCAGACACGCATGCCCTTGCCTTCGACGATAATCTTGGGCGCGCCGGTCTGGAACGGCTGGTGTTGAATCAGGTGGTGCCAGACATGGGCGCGGTCGGCGTCCACGACTTTTTCGATATCGTTCAGCAGGTTGCCATCCATCGGAAACTCCATCAGGTCAAGCCCGGCGCGGCGGCCGGGGGCGCAGAAGTGCACAGCGGTGCGATTGGCGTATAATCAGCCTCGAATCCAATTCTGTCGATAGGGCCAGGTGGGTTCATTGTTTAAGTCCAGCAAGGGCCGGTTTGCCCCCGGTAATCCGGTGATTTGGTGCTATTTTGCTGATTTCTGAGACGGTTTTTCCGAAACTTCGGTTCGGAAAGGTAGAAGAAGCCCTGTTTGTCAGACAAAATCATTGATCGGAATCGTAAATTCGGCTCGGATGAGGCCGCATCTGCCATCGGGGGCAGCTTGGCGATATGGTTACCGCCGTGCAGCGAGCACCTCGGCAAGGATGGCGCGACATAAAAGAAACGAAACTCCAGGGAGACAAGAACACATGACACTCAAGTCAAAACTTTTGGCGGCGACCACCGGCGCGGCCCTTCTGGCCGGGGCATCTGCTTCGGCGCAGGAAATCACGGTCGGCTATTTCCTCGAATGGCCGATGCCGTTCCAGTATGCCAAGGCCGAAGGCATGTATGACGAAGCGATGGGCATGACCGTGAACTGGGTCAGCTTCGACACCGGCACCGCGATGAGCGCCGCGATGGCGTCGGGCGACGTTCAACTGAGCGTGAGCCAGGGCGTGCCACCCTTCGTGGTGGCCACCAGCGCGGGCCAGGATTTGCAGATCGTCGACGTGGCCGTGTCCTATTCGGACAACGACAACTGCGTCGTGTCGGCGGCGCTGGAAATCGACAAGGACAGCGCGGGCGAACTGGCCGGCAAGAAGGTCGCCGTGCCGCTGGGCACCGCGGCGCATTACGGTTTTCTGAAGCAGATGGACCATTTCGGCGTGTCGCTGGACAGCCTGACGGTCGTGGACATGGCCCCCGCCGAAGGGCAGGCCGCGCTGGCGCAAGGCGCCGTCGACATGGCCTGTGGCTGGGGCGGTGCGCTGCGCCGCATGAAGGAAAGCGGCAACGTCCTGCTGACCGGCGCCGAGAAGGAAGAGCTGGGCATCCTTGTGTTCGACGTGACCTCGGGCCCGGCGTCGTTCATCGCCGAGAACCCGGACGTGGTGTCGAGCTTCCTCAAGGTGACGGCGGAGGCCAACGCCATGTGGGCGGACGAGGCCAACCACGACAAGATGCTGCCGGTGATCGCCGAAGACGCGGGCATGTCCGAGGAAGACACCATGGCCACCATCGAGACCTTCGTGTTCCCGCCGGCGGATGAGCAGCTGACCGAGAAATGGCTGGGCGGCGGCGCACAGGAATTCATGAAAGGCGTCGCGGATGTCTTCGTGGAAGCCGGTTCGATCGACGCGGCGAAAGCCTCTTACGAAACGAATGTGAACACCGGACCGCTCGAAGCCGCCGTTCAGTAAGCTTTTGCACAAGACACCCGCGGGCCGCACGCCCGGCCCGCGGGACCGCACCAACACCAATAATCCGAAAACGGAAGGGGGCAGGAATGTCGACTTTGAAAATCGACAATCTTTCCATGCGCTTCGATCTGCCGAACGGCGGCCATGTGCAGGCGCTGAAAGACGTCTCGCTGGAGTTGCAGAGCGGCGAGTTGATGAGCGTGCTGGGGCCGTCGGGCTGTGGCAAGACAACGCTTTTGAACATCGTCGCGGGGTTTCTGGCGCCTACCGAAGGGCAGATCGTGCTGAACGATCATAAGGTCACCGGCCCGGATGCCGAGCGTGGCATGGTGTTTCAGCAGGGCGCGCTGTTCGAATGGATGAGCGTGCGCGATAACGTAAGCTTCGGCCCCCGGATGAAGGGCGAGAGCAAGTCGCAATACACGCCGACGGTCGATCATCTGCTGGAGGTGGTGGGCCTGAAAGATTTCAAGGAGAAGGCCATTTATGAGTTGTCCGGCGGGATGCAGCAGCGCGTGGCGCTTGCCCGCTGCCTGGCCAACGATCCCGACGTGATCCTGATGGACGAACCCTTGGGGGCACTCGATGCTCTGACCCGCGAAAAAATGCAGGGTCTTGTGCTGAAGCTCTGGAAGGAGACGGGCAAGACGATCATCCTGATCACTCACTCGGTCGAAGAGGCGCTGCTGTTGGGCGAGCGGCTGCTGGTGATGGCGCCGCGACCGGGGCGGATTCACAAGGAATACCGACTGCCTTTTGCCGATCTGGGCGTGGGCAAGGACCTGCGCGAGGTGAAGAAACATCCCGAGTTCAGTCAGCGGCGTGAGGAAATCCTCGAAATGATCTGGAACATGGAAGAAGAGATCATGGGTCGGGTGGAGGAAAGCGCATGACCGGGTTCATCGTTCTTGCGCTCTATGTGGGCGCGTTCTTCATTGCCTATCTTGCGGTTTCGGCGCTCTACCGGGCATTCTTTGCACGGATCGACTATACCGCGCTGAAAACCGTGACCTTCGGCGACGAAAGCGCCGTGCGCCCCAATCGGGCGGCCAGCGTGCTGTCGGTGATCACGATATTCCTGCTGTGGGTGGCCTTTACCAATTCGACCCTGCCATTGCCGCAGGCGTCCTCGCCGTATCTGGGCGAGGTGACGTTCACCTATACTTCGACACTGCCCGACGGGCGGTCGGACGATGCGGAGGTGACGGCGATCGTCTATCGCGAGGATATCAGTCAGACCGTTGACGCAGAGGGCAATCCGGGCCGCATCCCGGCGGCGCCCGAGGTGGAGCCGGGCGAGGGGTTTGCCAAGAACGACAGTTTTGTGGTGCCGCGCTACGGCTACAAGGTGATCAACGTTTTCGGCAACGATGAGCAAGGCCGGAGCGAGGACGCCGTCATCACCGCGCTCAACGGGACCGAGTTGCAGGCGGGCGAGACACTCAAGCTGCCGGAAGGCGAGCTTGGGTTGACCGACAAGGGCACGCCGACATTCTCGCCTTCGACCGGCAACCGGATGCAGCGACTGTACCTGCCCGCCCCCGAGGTGACGGTCGAGCGGTTCTTCGAATTGAACGAAGAGGGGTATCGCAATTATACCCTGTGGCAGCATACGTGGATTTCGCTGCAACGGGTCTTGCTGGGCTTTTTCTTTGGGGCGCTGGTGGGGATACCGCTGGGCTATGCAATGGGCCTGACCAACTGGGCCCGTGGCTGGTTCGACCCGATCGTGGAGTTCATGCGACCGGTGCCGCCGCTGGCGCTGATTCCGCTGATGATCATCTGGTTCGGTATCGGCGAGCAGTCCAAGGTCATCCTGCTGTTCCTCGCGGCGCTGTGGATCATGGCGATTGCGGCCCGCGCCGGGGTGTCGGGCGTGGCGATTTCCAAGGTGCACGCGGCCTATTCGCTGGGGGCCAGCAAGTTCCAAGTGCTCACCAAGGTGATCATTCCCAACAGTCTGCCGGAGATTTTCACCGGTGCGCGGGTGGCCATGGGTGTCTGCTGGGGCACCGTCGTGGCCGCCGAACTGGTGGCCGCCGAGCGGGGCCTTGGCATGATGATCATGGTCGCGTCGAAATTCCAGCTGACCGATATCGTGATCGTCGGGATCATCCTGATCGGGATCATCGGTTTCCTGATCGACGTGGGCATCCGGATGCTGGAGAAATGGCTGGTGCCTTGGAAAGGGCGCGTCTGACGGCTACGAGAATCGCGAAACGCCCGGTCCTCGTGTCGGGCGTTTTTCGTTGTGGCGTGTTGATGCGGATCAAGGAAGAATGCACGCGCGACTGTGCAAGGTGACACCATGGAAATCGCCGAGCTTTTGATGGCCCTCGGGGTCCTGTTCCTGGCCGGGCTGGTGGCGGACCAGGTGGGACGTTTCACGCGCCTGCCACGGGTGACGATGCTGCTGCTGCTGGGCCTGGGCGCCGGGCAGGCCGGGCTGGACCTGATCCCCGGCGACCTGATCGCGTGGTTCGAGGTCCTGTCCATTGTCGCGCTGACCATGGTCGCCTTTCTATTGGGGGGGACGTTGACCCGCGAGATACTGGCGCGGCGCGGGCGGGCCATTCTGATCCTGTCCCTGGTGATCGCGCTGGGCACGGCGGGTGTCGTCGTGGCAGGGTTGGTCCTGATCGGCCTGGACTGGCAGTTGGCGCTGGTGCTGGGTGCGATTGCCACGGCGACGGACCCGGCGGCCATGACGGATGTGATACGGCAGACGGGGGTGAAGAGCGCGTTCACCGACACGTTGAAGGGCATCGTGGCCATCGACGACGTCTGGGGCCTGATCCTGTTCAGTCTCGTGCTTGCGGTGGTCAGCCAGTCCAGCGGGCTGGCCGAGATCATGGGCGGCGCGGCGCATGATATTCTGGGCGGTGTCGCCCTGGGTGTGGCGCTGGGCGTGCCCGCGGCGCTGTTGACCGGACGGCTGACCCCGGGAGAGCCGCAGCAGGCCGAGGCGATCGGGATCGTGTTCCTGACCGCTGGGCTGGCGCTGTGGCTCGAAGTGTCGTTCCTGATCGCGGGGATGACGGCCGGCGCGGTGGTGGTGAACTTCGCGCAGCACCACGAGCGCGCCTTTCACGAGATCGAGCATGTTCAGTGGCCCTTCATGATCCTGTTCTTCCTGCTGGCCGGGGCGACGCTGGAGGTGGACGCGCTTTTGGGGCTTGGCTGGGCCGGGGTGCTTTACCTTGGCTTGCGGATACTGGCGCGGATCGTGGGCGGCTTCGCCGGAGGCTGGCTCGCCGGGGCCAGCGCGGCAGAGCGTCGGTGGTACGGGCCGGCGCTCTTGCCGCAGGCGGGCGTCGCCGTCGGCATCGCGCTGGTCGCGGGCGAGGCGCTGCCGGATTGGACGGGCACGATCATGGCGCTGACCATCGCCAGCGCCGTGGTGTTCGAGGTCGCGGGTCCGTCCCTGACCCTGCTGGCAATTCGGCGGGTGACCCGGCAGGATGGCTAGGCGCGCATATCCTTGGGCGAGCCCATCACCACGAAGGAGGTGATCGCGTTGACCTGCGGCAGCGTGCCGACGACATCGGTGTGAAACGCCTTGTAGGCGGGCAGGTCGGCCACCTCGATCCGAAGCAGGTATTCGACCGAGCCGGTGATGTTGTGACACTCGACCACCTCGGTTGCTGCGGCCATGGCGCGTTCGAAGGCGACCTGGCTGTCCTTGGTGTGGGAGTTCAGGCCGACCGTGGCATAGGCGATGAAGCCCACGCCCAGCTTGGAGCGGTCGAGCACGGCGCGGAAGCCGGTGATGATGCCGCGGCGTTCGAGATCCTGCACCCGGCGCAGGCAGGCGGAGGGGGACAGGCCGACTCGTTCGGCGAGATCGAGGTTGCTGATCCGGCCGTCGCGCTGAAGTTCGTGCAATATTTTGTCGGCTATATGATCCATGGTGTATATGGATTGCATAAAACGCCCAACAACGCAAAATATTGCAATTAAGATGCGTATTTGATGCCGTAATATTGCACTAATGACGCTCGATCTTTTTTCCGCCCTTGCCGGTTTTGCCTTGGTGACAGTGATCACGCCGGGGCCGAACAACCTGATGCTGATGGCCTCTGGCGCCAATTTCGGCTTTAGCCGGACGGTGCCGCATATGCTGGGGATCACGCTGGGGTTTCCCTGCATGGTGCTGCTGGTGGGGCTGGGCGTAATGCAGTTGTTTGATCTTTGGCGGCCCAGCTACCTGATCCTGAAAGTGTTGAGCGTGATTTACCTGTTGTATCTGGCGTGGAAGATCGCCAATGCGGCGCCACCGAAGGACGCGAAGACCGAAGGGAAACCGCTGACCTTCGTGCAATCGGCGGCGTTCCAATGGGTGAACCCCAAGGCATGGAGCATGGCATTGTCCGCGATCACGCTGTATGCGACCAGCCGGGATTTTCCGGCCGTTCTGTGGGTCGCCGGGGTCTATGTCGCGGTGTCGGTGATCAGCACCATTAGCTGGACCGTACTGGGACAGCAGGTTCAGCGCTTTTTGAAAGACCCGGGCACGCTGCGGAAGTTCAACATTTTCATGGCTGTGCTGCTGGTGGCGACGCTGATCCCCGTGCTATGGCCCGGCGACGAACAGGGCGGCCTTGCGCGGTAACGTCGATGCTGCGATGAGATCTTGCATGACGATCACGCTTCTTCATACCGCCGAAGTGCACCGGCAGCGGTTCGACCGTATCCGCGACAGGATCGCCCCTGACCTGATACTGAAGCACGTGGCGCGGCGCCGGTGGTTGCAGCGGGCGCAGGACGGGATTGACGCCGCACTGGAAGAAGAGATCGCGGGCGTGATCGCCCGTGCGCCGGGGCCGGTGCTGTGTACCTGCACGACGCTGGGGCCGGTGGCTGAAGTGTCGGGCGCGATGCGCGTGGACTGGCCGATGATGCGGGCGGCGGCGCAAGCCCAGGGTCCGGTTCTGATGGCGTTCTGCCTAGAGAGTACCTGTGCGCCCAGCCTTGCGCTGCTGGAACGTGCGCTGGCCGAGGACGGCACCCCACAGAAGGTCTATCCCCTGCCGATGCCGCAATACTGGCCGTTGTTCGAGGCAGGCGAGGCGGATGCCTTTGATGCCGTGATCGCTGGCGAGGTGCGGCAGGCGGTCGAGGCGCAGGGGGATGTGGCGGTGGTAGTGCTGGCGCAAGCTTCGATGGATGGCGCGGCGGCGCGGCTGAAGGACCTGAACGTGCCGGTTCTGAGTTGCCCGGAACTGGCGCTGCGAGCGGTGCTGGACGTCGCGCGCGGCTAAAGCCGTTTGTACATGTAGGTGGTGGAATGGAGCGTACATCCGTCGGGATCGAGCGCGAAATCGGGGATGATGCCCGCCATTTCGAACCCTACCGAGGCGTATAGCGATTGCGAGACGTCGCCACTGCGGGTGTCGAGGGTGACGTTGGTCTTGCCCAAGGCATTGGCGTGGTCCAGCGCGGCGGAGAGCAGTGCGCGCCCAAGACCACGGCGGCGGGCGGTTGGGTGCACCATCATCTTGGCGATCTCGGCCCGGTGCGGCTGGTTTCTTGGCATGGCCGTGATCAGCTGCACCGTGCCGGCAAGCGTGTCGTTCAGGAAGGCGGCGAACAGGCTGCGGGCATTGGCCGTCACGTGCGGAAAGACGTCTTCCTGCCAGAAAGCGCGGGCGCTGTCGGGCGCAAGCGGATGCAGGAAGCTGACCGCCGCGCCATCGGCCACGGTGTCGATCAGAAGGCGAGCGAGGCCGTCGAGGTTCTGATCCAGCTCGGGGCCGGTCAGCGCGGTGATACGCGGCGCGGTCATGCGAGCGCCAGCAGGTAGCGGGCGCCGTCCGGCCCGGCGCGGAACTCCGACACGCCGTTCAAGCGGTAGCGCAGGCAGTCGCCGGGGCAAAGGCTGTGGGTCTGGCTGTCGACGGTGATGTGCAACGCACCGTCCAGCAGCACGAAATGATGCTCGTGGCCCGGCACGCTGGGATGATCGTAGGAGATCGTCGCCTCCGGTTCGAGCGTTGCCTCGACCAGCTCGATTTGCAGATCAGTGCTAGGCGGCGAGACGTTGCGGCGGTGAAAGCCGTGGGTGTCGTCGTGATAGAGGGGCTGGGCCGCGCGGGGCACGAAGGCCTGGTACCGGCTTTCCAAGGGCGAGATCAATTGCGAGATCGGCACGCGCAGGGCGGTCGAGAGCTTGGCAAGCGTGTCGGCCGTGGGACTGACCTCGCCATTTTCAATCCGCGAGAGGCTCGCTCGGCTGACGGAACTGGCCTTCGCCAGATCGGCCAGTGTCAGGTTGCGCGACTGGCGCAGGTCGCGGATGTGTCGGGCCAGCGTGGTTGGGGTGGTAAGCGGTGATTCCATATTAGGAATATAATCCCGAATATGAGATTCGCGCAATACCCGCATGATGCGAAGTCTGTTGAACCCTCCGGTTTTTTCCATATATCCCGTAGGCGAAAAAGGAGCATGGGCATGACCAATTACCTCGACTTTGAAAAGTCCCTGGCGGAAATCGAAGGCAAGGCCGAAGAGCTGCGTGCGATGGCGCGGACGACCGAGGGGATGGATGTCGAGGACGAGGCCGGCGCGCTGGACAAGAAAGCCGCTGCCATGCTGAGCGACCTTTACAAGGACCTGACGCCGTGGCGGAAATGCCAAGTGGCGCGGCATCCGAACCGGCCCCATTGCAAGGATTACATCGAGACGCTGTTCGAGGAATACACCCCGCTGGCGGGCGACCGGAACTTTGCCGATGATCAGGCTGTGATGGGCGGGCTTGCGCGGTTCGGCGACACGCCGGTGGTTGTGATCGGGCATGAGAAGGGCAACGACACCAAGTCCCGCATCGAGCGGAATTTCGGCATGGCGCGGCCCGAGGGCTATCGCAAGGCGATCCGGCTGATGGATATGGCGGACCGGTTTAACCTGCCGGTCATCACGCTGGTCGACACGCCCGGCGCCTATCCCGGCAAAGGCGCCGAGGAGCGCGGGCAGAGCGAGGCGATTGCCCGATCGACCGAGATGTGCCTGAAGGCCGGTGTGCCGTTGATCAGCGTGATCATCGGCGAGGGCGGATCGGGCGGTGCTGTGGCGTTCGCCTCGGCCAACCGCGTGGCGATGCTGGAGCATTCCGTCTATTCGGTGATCAGCCCCGAGGGCTGTGCCAGCATCCTGTGGAAGGATTCCGAGAAGATGCGCGAGGCTGCCGAGGCGCTGCGGCTGACCGCGCAGGACCTGATCAAGCTGGGCGTGATCGACCGCGTGATCGACGAGCCCAAGGGCGGCGCGCATCGCGATCCGACGGGCGCGATGGCGTCAGTGGGCGATGCGATCAGGGCGATGCTGGACGGTTTGACGGATCTGTCGCGCGAGGAGTTGGTGCGCGACCGGCGCGAGAAGTTCCTCAAGATGGGATCTGCCGGTCTGGCGGCTTAGAGGATTACGCCGAGCCGGATGAGGGCCCATGCCGCGCCCGCGATATGGGCCAGAGTGATCATCACCGAGCCAAGGTGCAGCAGCTTGAACCGTTTGGAGTGACCGGCATCGGTGGCGGCGTTGATCTTCGGCATCAGAGATTGCCGCGCGTAAAGCGTGGTGAGCGCGATCACGGCGAGTATCGCCATGGACAGCAGGTCGGCGAAGGCGGCACAGACGGCGGCGAGGCCGGACGTGCCCAGCACGAACAGGTAGAAATGTGGAAAGGCGCGGCGGATCAGGGCGCGCGCTGTTTCTTCCGGCAGGGCGCGCAGCACGAAGGCCGCGAAGCCGAAGGAATAGAGCGCCATGCCGCCGAAGAGAAGCGCGGTCAGAAGCAGGGCGATTATGGTCATGTCGTGGTCTCCGGTTTTCGGGCGGTGCCGATATAGATCACTTGCTTGAACGGCAGCACGCCGAAGGTGAAATCCATCCGTCGGGTCAGACCGGTCGGGCCAAGTCCCGCCATTTTGCCCGGGGTCAGCCCGGCATCCTGCAACCCGTCCGTCAGTTCGGCTGGCTTGATGAACATCGCGGGGTCGTGGGTGCCCTTGGGCAGCAGACCAAGGATAT is part of the Roseovarius sp. THAF9 genome and encodes:
- a CDS encoding LysE family translocator, which encodes MTLDLFSALAGFALVTVITPGPNNLMLMASGANFGFSRTVPHMLGITLGFPCMVLLVGLGVMQLFDLWRPSYLILKVLSVIYLLYLAWKIANAAPPKDAKTEGKPLTFVQSAAFQWVNPKAWSMALSAITLYATSRDFPAVLWVAGVYVAVSVISTISWTVLGQQVQRFLKDPGTLRKFNIFMAVLLVATLIPVLWPGDEQGGLAR
- a CDS encoding aspartate aminotransferase family protein, encoding MDGNLLNDIEKVVDADRAHVWHHLIQHQPFQTGAPKIIVEGKGMRVWDQHGKEHIDAVSGGVWTVNVGYGRERIANAIRDQLIKLPYFAGSAGSIPGAIFSEKLISKMPGMSRVYFTNSGSEANEKAFKMVRQIAHKRYGGKKYKILYRERDYHGSTIGTMSAGGQDERNAQYGPFAPGFVRVPHCLEYRAQWDLTGEDYGIAAANAIEEVILAEGPETVGALCLEPVTAGGGVITPPEGYWPRVQEICRKYNILLHIDEVVCGVGRTGTHWFGYQHYGVEPDFVTMAKGVASGYAAIACCVTNEKVFDMFKDDIEDPLNYFRDISTFGGCTAGPAAALENVAIIEEEGLLENTTKMGDYMMDQLNALADKHAVIGQVRGKGLFLGAELVSDRASKEPVPEKQAQAVVADCMAQGTIIGVTNRSIPGFNNTLCFSPALISTKDDIDQIVASVDEALGRVFG
- a CDS encoding OmpA family protein, with amino-acid sequence MSISHKTVTMIAGLSMLGATACTSPAYLDDTAVDRNQKAKQGALLGGLLGAGAGALVADKKVKGALIGGAVGAAGGAVAGTMLDRQEAELRNNIGNDNVDIQNTGDRLIVTLPQDILFDVDSAAVRPGLRSDLSAVAQNLQNYPDSRVQIVGHTDNSGGAEHNQDLSERRANAVADVLMNGGVAFSRIDAFGRGEDAPVASNLTEDGKAQNRRVEIVILPNAA
- a CDS encoding Lrp/AsnC family transcriptional regulator; this translates as MDHIADKILHELQRDGRISNLDLAERVGLSPSACLRRVQDLERRGIITGFRAVLDRSKLGVGFIAYATVGLNSHTKDSQVAFERAMAAATEVVECHNITGSVEYLLRIEVADLPAYKAFHTDVVGTLPQVNAITSFVVMGSPKDMRA
- a CDS encoding helix-turn-helix domain-containing protein produces the protein MESPLTTPTTLARHIRDLRQSRNLTLADLAKASSVSRASLSRIENGEVSPTADTLAKLSTALRVPISQLISPLESRYQAFVPRAAQPLYHDDTHGFHRRNVSPPSTDLQIELVEATLEPEATISYDHPSVPGHEHHFVLLDGALHITVDSQTHSLCPGDCLRYRLNGVSEFRAGPDGARYLLALA
- a CDS encoding cation:proton antiporter — translated: MEIAELLMALGVLFLAGLVADQVGRFTRLPRVTMLLLLGLGAGQAGLDLIPGDLIAWFEVLSIVALTMVAFLLGGTLTREILARRGRAILILSLVIALGTAGVVVAGLVLIGLDWQLALVLGAIATATDPAAMTDVIRQTGVKSAFTDTLKGIVAIDDVWGLILFSLVLAVVSQSSGLAEIMGGAAHDILGGVALGVALGVPAALLTGRLTPGEPQQAEAIGIVFLTAGLALWLEVSFLIAGMTAGAVVVNFAQHHERAFHEIEHVQWPFMILFFLLAGATLEVDALLGLGWAGVLYLGLRILARIVGGFAGGWLAGASAAERRWYGPALLPQAGVAVGIALVAGEALPDWTGTIMALTIASAVVFEVAGPSLTLLAIRRVTRQDG
- a CDS encoding taurine ABC transporter ATP-binding protein; the encoded protein is MSTLKIDNLSMRFDLPNGGHVQALKDVSLELQSGELMSVLGPSGCGKTTLLNIVAGFLAPTEGQIVLNDHKVTGPDAERGMVFQQGALFEWMSVRDNVSFGPRMKGESKSQYTPTVDHLLEVVGLKDFKEKAIYELSGGMQQRVALARCLANDPDVILMDEPLGALDALTREKMQGLVLKLWKETGKTIILITHSVEEALLLGERLLVMAPRPGRIHKEYRLPFADLGVGKDLREVKKHPEFSQRREEILEMIWNMEEEIMGRVEESA
- a CDS encoding GNAT family N-acetyltransferase, with protein sequence MTAPRITALTGPELDQNLDGLARLLIDTVADGAAVSFLHPLAPDSARAFWQEDVFPHVTANARSLFAAFLNDTLAGTVQLITAMPRNQPHRAEIAKMMVHPTARRRGLGRALLSAALDHANALGKTNVTLDTRSGDVSQSLYASVGFEMAGIIPDFALDPDGCTLHSTTYMYKRL
- a CDS encoding acetyl-CoA carboxylase carboxyltransferase subunit alpha, whose amino-acid sequence is MTNYLDFEKSLAEIEGKAEELRAMARTTEGMDVEDEAGALDKKAAAMLSDLYKDLTPWRKCQVARHPNRPHCKDYIETLFEEYTPLAGDRNFADDQAVMGGLARFGDTPVVVIGHEKGNDTKSRIERNFGMARPEGYRKAIRLMDMADRFNLPVITLVDTPGAYPGKGAEERGQSEAIARSTEMCLKAGVPLISVIIGEGGSGGAVAFASANRVAMLEHSVYSVISPEGCASILWKDSEKMREAAEALRLTAQDLIKLGVIDRVIDEPKGGAHRDPTGAMASVGDAIRAMLDGLTDLSREELVRDRREKFLKMGSAGLAA
- a CDS encoding ABC transporter permease, producing the protein MTGFIVLALYVGAFFIAYLAVSALYRAFFARIDYTALKTVTFGDESAVRPNRAASVLSVITIFLLWVAFTNSTLPLPQASSPYLGEVTFTYTSTLPDGRSDDAEVTAIVYREDISQTVDAEGNPGRIPAAPEVEPGEGFAKNDSFVVPRYGYKVINVFGNDEQGRSEDAVITALNGTELQAGETLKLPEGELGLTDKGTPTFSPSTGNRMQRLYLPAPEVTVERFFELNEEGYRNYTLWQHTWISLQRVLLGFFFGALVGIPLGYAMGLTNWARGWFDPIVEFMRPVPPLALIPLMIIWFGIGEQSKVILLFLAALWIMAIAARAGVSGVAISKVHAAYSLGASKFQVLTKVIIPNSLPEIFTGARVAMGVCWGTVVAAELVAAERGLGMMIMVASKFQLTDIVIVGIILIGIIGFLIDVGIRMLEKWLVPWKGRV
- a CDS encoding ABC transporter substrate-binding protein; this translates as MTLKSKLLAATTGAALLAGASASAQEITVGYFLEWPMPFQYAKAEGMYDEAMGMTVNWVSFDTGTAMSAAMASGDVQLSVSQGVPPFVVATSAGQDLQIVDVAVSYSDNDNCVVSAALEIDKDSAGELAGKKVAVPLGTAAHYGFLKQMDHFGVSLDSLTVVDMAPAEGQAALAQGAVDMACGWGGALRRMKESGNVLLTGAEKEELGILVFDVTSGPASFIAENPDVVSSFLKVTAEANAMWADEANHDKMLPVIAEDAGMSEEDTMATIETFVFPPADEQLTEKWLGGGAQEFMKGVADVFVEAGSIDAAKASYETNVNTGPLEAAVQ
- a CDS encoding DUF4149 domain-containing protein; translation: MTIIALLLTALLFGGMALYSFGFAAFVLRALPEETARALIRRAFPHFYLFVLGTSGLAAVCAAFADLLSMAILAVIALTTLYARQSLMPKINAATDAGHSKRFKLLHLGSVMITLAHIAGAAWALIRLGVIL